From a region of the Cenarchaeum symbiont of Oopsacas minuta genome:
- a CDS encoding Geranylgeranylglyceryl phosphate synthase-like protein (pcrB) produces MVVGSVEKRLSDLKKKRCLVFVLIDSEIANVSMSVDLAKSSEIAGASAILVGGSTSTDQMGIAETVKKLKKVVKIPIILFPGNITGVVPNADAILFSSLLNSENPYYISQAQALGAPNVIRLGLESLPTAYLIIGEGTAAWFVGNAKGIPFEKPSIAAAYSMAARCLGMRFVYLEAGSGASESVRPDMVKMVRKVFDGFLIVGGGIRDAKGAKKIADAGADAIVLGTILEKKDKSNKLVDIIKTVNRSKR; encoded by the coding sequence TGTTGGAAGCGTCGAAAAGAGATTATCTGATCTAAAAAAGAAGAGATGTCTTGTATTTGTTTTAATTGATTCTGAGATTGCTAATGTATCCATGTCAGTAGACCTTGCAAAAAGCTCCGAGATTGCTGGCGCATCAGCTATTCTAGTAGGAGGTTCTACTTCAACGGATCAGATGGGTATTGCTGAAACCGTTAAAAAACTAAAAAAAGTGGTTAAAATTCCAATAATTTTATTCCCAGGTAACATTACTGGTGTGGTTCCAAACGCAGATGCAATTCTGTTTAGTTCTCTCTTAAACTCAGAAAATCCATACTATATTTCACAAGCACAGGCTCTTGGTGCTCCCAATGTCATTCGATTGGGTCTAGAGTCACTTCCTACTGCATATTTGATTATAGGAGAAGGTACAGCTGCATGGTTTGTAGGTAATGCTAAAGGCATTCCATTTGAAAAACCTAGCATAGCGGCTGCATATTCAATGGCTGCTAGATGTTTGGGAATGAGATTTGTATATCTAGAAGCAGGATCTGGAGCATCTGAGAGCGTAAGGCCGGATATGGTAAAGATGGTTAGAAAGGTCTTTGATGGATTCTTGATAGTTGGGGGAGGTATAAGAGACGCAAAAGGAGCAAAAAAGATAGCCGATGCTGGAGCTGACGCGATCGTACTTGGAACTATACTAGAGAAAAAAGACAAGAGCAATAAACTTGTAGACATTATTAAGACAGTGAACAGATCCAAACGGTAA